One genomic segment of Desulfocapsa sulfexigens DSM 10523 includes these proteins:
- a CDS encoding amidohydrolase family protein, with protein sequence MTLYLKNTRYIDAGTLTVTSTHLAVASGASGGVSLVDTIPPTGEREDGDRVLDCKGRFVTRSFGCGHHHIYSTLCRGMPAPPRIPTNFSEVLQYVWWRVDKRLDRDMVEASALGAALQMARRGVTFCIDHHASPMHVSGSLETVARAFERCGIGHLMCHESSDRNGVESAEKSLAEHESYLASGRPGLVGLHASFTVGDALFEKSVNLARRYDTGLHIHVAEDVADEIHCEQTYGKRVGERLRDLGGLESSKTILGHCVHCNDEERKIIADSPVWVVSNVESNQNNNVGLTDYDWLSNVMLGTDGMHNDMLRSAKAHHLACSTTGGIGYDEVYRRFRNVHNYLGQFEGIGDGQNNLVVLDYDTPTDVSDDNFYGHFLFGLEALHVNTVIAQGRVIVEDRKSTLVDEEEILSYAREQGQRLWKQLSE encoded by the coding sequence ATGACTCTGTATCTCAAGAATACTCGATATATCGATGCCGGAACACTTACTGTTACTTCTACTCATCTTGCGGTGGCCTCTGGTGCAAGTGGTGGGGTGAGTCTTGTCGATACCATCCCTCCAACCGGAGAACGTGAGGATGGCGACCGGGTGCTTGACTGCAAAGGCCGCTTTGTTACCCGTTCCTTTGGCTGTGGCCACCATCATATCTATTCTACACTGTGCCGCGGTATGCCAGCACCACCAAGGATTCCGACAAACTTTTCAGAGGTTCTGCAGTATGTGTGGTGGCGGGTGGATAAACGACTCGACAGGGATATGGTCGAGGCCAGTGCTCTGGGTGCTGCTTTGCAGATGGCCCGTCGTGGAGTGACCTTCTGCATCGATCATCACGCCTCTCCCATGCATGTGAGCGGCAGTCTGGAGACCGTTGCCAGGGCCTTTGAACGATGCGGCATAGGGCACCTTATGTGCCACGAATCCTCCGATAGAAATGGTGTCGAGTCTGCTGAAAAAAGCTTGGCCGAACATGAATCCTATCTTGCCTCCGGTCGTCCGGGCCTTGTCGGTCTCCACGCCTCCTTTACCGTGGGCGACGCTCTCTTTGAAAAATCCGTAAACCTTGCCCGTAGGTATGATACCGGCCTTCATATCCATGTCGCCGAAGATGTTGCCGATGAAATACACTGTGAACAGACCTATGGCAAACGGGTTGGAGAACGGCTTCGTGATCTGGGAGGGCTTGAAAGTTCCAAAACCATCCTTGGCCACTGCGTCCACTGCAATGATGAAGAACGAAAAATAATTGCGGATTCCCCGGTCTGGGTTGTCTCCAATGTGGAATCGAACCAGAATAACAACGTGGGTCTCACCGATTACGATTGGCTGAGCAATGTCATGTTGGGGACAGACGGCATGCATAATGATATGCTCCGTTCCGCCAAGGCCCATCATCTGGCCTGTTCCACCACCGGCGGTATTGGCTACGACGAAGTGTATCGCAGATTTCGTAATGTTCACAACTATCTTGGTCAGTTTGAAGGGATTGGTGATGGTCAGAATAATCTTGTTGTTCTGGACTATGATACCCCAACCGATGTCAGCGACGATAATTTTTATGGTCATTTTCTCTTTGGCCTGGAAGCACTTCATGTCAATACGGTTATTGCCCAGGGGCGGGTGATTGTCGAAGATCGAAAGTCAACACTGGTGGATGAGGAGGAAATACTTTCCTATGCGCGTGAGCAGGGGCAACGGCTCTGGAAACAGTTGAGTGAGTAG